One segment of Triticum aestivum cultivar Chinese Spring chromosome 2A, IWGSC CS RefSeq v2.1, whole genome shotgun sequence DNA contains the following:
- the LOC123185653 gene encoding COX assembly mitochondrial protein 2 homolog, with protein sequence MHPHLTLHRHPMCAEIIEEFQKCHVDHPIKKFFGECTDLKIKLDRCFRQEKAVKRKANFEESKKFKERLQAYKKEMAEKENES encoded by the exons ATGCATCCCCATCTAACCCTACACAGGCATCCTATGTGTGCTGAG ATTATTGAAGAATTCCAGAAGTGCCATGTGGATCACCCCATCAAAAAATTCTTTGGTGAATGCACAGATCTTAAGATTAAGCTTGATCGGTGCTTCCGGCAGGAG AAAGCTGTGAAGAGAAAGGCAAACTTTGAAGAGAGCAAGAAATTTAAAGAAAGGTTGCAGGCTTATAAAAAGGAAATGGCTGAGAAAGAAAATGAATCATAG
- the LOC123189634 gene encoding chitinase 5 codes for MAKSPMAILALGLAAVVLSGAGLAGGDPVESVVTDAFFDGIKSRAAADGCPGKSFYTRQFFLDGAQANPDFGEGGTSDDGKREIAAFFAHFTHETGYMCYIEEKDGASQNYCDTNYPLWPCTSGRAYYGRGPLQLTWNYNYGAAGQKLGFNGLDNPEKVAQDPALTFQAAFWFWMTNVHQVVPQGFGETTRKINSGECNGGNAPAMNARANYYVEYCKQFGVDPGNNLTC; via the exons ATGGCGAAGTCGCCCATGGCGATCCTGGCTCTCGGGCTAGCAGCAGTAGTCCTATCTGGCGCCGGACTGGCAGGCGGCGATCCCGTGGAGAGCGTCGTCACCGACGCGTTCTTCGACGGGATCAAGTCCCGGGCCGCCGCCGACGGGTGCCCCGGCAAGAGCTTTTACACGCGCCAGTTTTTCCTGGACGGCGCCCAGGCGAACCCCGACTTCGGGGAAGGCGGCACCAGCGACGACGGCAAGAGGGAGATAGCCGCCTTCTTCGCCCATTTCACCCACGAGACTGGAT ACATGTGCTACATCGAGGAGAAGGACGGGGCGAGCCAGAACTACTGCGACACGAATTACCCGCTGTGGCCGTGTACCTCGGGGAGGGCGTACTACGGGCGCGGGCCGCTGCAGCTGACGTGGAACTACAACTACGGGGCGGCGGGGCAGAAGCTCGGCTTCAACGGGCTCGACAACCCGGAGAAGGTGGCGCAGGACCCGGCGTTGACGTTCCAGGCGGCGTTCTGGTTCTGGATGACCAACGTGCATCAGGTCGTGCCGCAGGGGTTCGGCGAGACCACCAGGAAAATCAACAGTGGCGAGTGCAACGGCGGGAACGCGCCGGCGATGAACGCGCGGGCGAACTACTACGTGGAGTACTGCAAGCAGTTCGGGGTCGACCCGGGGAACAACCTCACTTGCTAG